The Pyrococcus kukulkanii genome contains a region encoding:
- a CDS encoding DUF555 domain-containing protein: protein MGDYIVVLEAPIIVKDVRDVEEAIEVAANKVMSALEKEKLDFVKVEIGYSKCPVCGAEFESAFVVGNVGLVGIYLTLKVFNAQSLEHAERIAKAVVGKALKKVPLKLYEIHELNNGGESGGVIAGEEAKEEFA, encoded by the coding sequence ATGGGAGATTACATAGTAGTTTTAGAAGCTCCAATTATAGTTAAAGATGTGAGAGACGTTGAAGAGGCAATTGAGGTTGCTGCAAATAAAGTGATGAGCGCGTTGGAAAAGGAAAAGCTTGATTTTGTTAAGGTTGAGATAGGCTATTCAAAGTGTCCGGTTTGTGGTGCCGAATTTGAGAGCGCGTTTGTAGTTGGAAACGTTGGGCTCGTGGGGATATACCTAACATTAAAGGTCTTCAATGCTCAAAGCCTCGAGCATGCTGAGAGGATAGCCAAGGCGGTTGTGGGCAAGGCCCTCAAAAAGGTCCCCCTGAAGCTATATGAGATTCATGAGCTGAACAATGGGGGAGAGAGTGGAGGAGTTATTGCAGGAGAGGAAGCTAAAGAGGAATTCGCTTAG
- a CDS encoding dicarboxylate/amino acid:cation symporter, with amino-acid sequence MGILKRYLEYPVLQKILIGLILGAIFGLIAGHYGYADAVKTYIKPFGDLFVRLLKMLVMPIVFASLVVGAASISPARLGRVGVKIVVYYLLTSAFAVTLGIIMARIFNPGAGIQLVETGKQFQAKQAPSMVQTLLNIIPTNPFEALANGKVLPTIFFAIVLGIAITYLMNSRDEKVRKSAETLLNAINGLAEAMYKIVGGVMQYAPIGVFALIANVMAQQGVKVVGELAKVTVAVYVGLFLQILIVYFILLKIFGIDPIKFISKAKDAMLTAFVTRSSSGTLPVTMRVAKEMGVSEGIYSFTLPLGATINMDGTALYQGVCTFFIANALGMHLTLGQQLTIVLTAVLASIGTAGVPGAGAIMLAMVLQSVGLPLTDPNVAAAYAMILGIDAILDMGRTMVNVTGDLTGTAIVAKTEGELKSGIIA; translated from the coding sequence ATGGGTATCCTTAAAAGATATCTTGAATACCCTGTTTTGCAGAAGATCCTCATCGGTCTTATCTTGGGTGCAATATTCGGACTTATAGCTGGACACTACGGCTACGCAGATGCAGTGAAGACCTACATCAAGCCATTCGGTGACCTCTTCGTTAGGCTCTTGAAGATGCTAGTGATGCCAATAGTCTTCGCTTCATTAGTAGTAGGTGCAGCGAGCATAAGCCCAGCAAGGCTCGGTAGGGTTGGAGTTAAGATAGTTGTCTATTACCTGCTAACATCGGCATTTGCAGTAACTCTGGGAATAATAATGGCAAGGATATTTAACCCAGGAGCAGGAATTCAGCTAGTCGAGACCGGGAAGCAGTTTCAGGCGAAGCAGGCTCCATCGATGGTTCAGACTTTGCTCAACATAATACCAACGAATCCATTTGAAGCTTTAGCCAATGGTAAAGTTCTCCCAACGATATTCTTCGCAATAGTCCTTGGAATTGCGATAACGTACCTAATGAACAGTAGGGATGAGAAGGTTAGGAAGAGCGCTGAAACGCTGCTTAACGCAATCAACGGTTTAGCTGAGGCAATGTACAAGATCGTTGGTGGAGTGATGCAGTACGCTCCCATAGGTGTCTTCGCACTAATAGCCAATGTAATGGCTCAGCAGGGAGTTAAAGTCGTTGGAGAGCTCGCAAAGGTCACCGTTGCAGTTTACGTAGGACTGTTCCTCCAGATACTCATTGTGTACTTCATTCTCCTCAAGATCTTCGGTATCGATCCAATCAAGTTCATCAGCAAGGCTAAGGATGCCATGCTTACTGCTTTCGTTACGAGGAGCTCAAGCGGTACCCTACCAGTTACAATGAGGGTTGCCAAGGAGATGGGTGTTTCAGAGGGAATATACTCCTTCACGCTTCCACTAGGAGCTACTATAAACATGGACGGTACCGCTCTATACCAGGGTGTTTGTACATTCTTCATAGCTAATGCCCTTGGAATGCACTTAACACTTGGTCAGCAGTTAACGATAGTCCTTACGGCAGTTCTGGCATCGATAGGAACAGCTGGTGTTCCCGGCGCTGGAGCAATAATGCTTGCAATGGTTCTCCAGAGCGTTGGGCTACCGCTTACGGATCCAAACGTTGCTGCTGCTTACGCAATGATCCTTGGTATCGACGCAATCCTCGACATGGGCAGGACGATGGTCAACGTTACCGGAGACCTCACGGGAACCGCAATTGTTGCGAAGACCGAGGGAGAACTTAAGAGTGGAATTATCGCCTGA
- a CDS encoding ParB N-terminal domain-containing protein → MIKLISREEAIRRAERIKRENELIYGVDFEIVHDIVDIRELTPTQKELSRKKLEAVIQRVIHGYDAPIICLHYHGKLYILDGHHRVYACKILGIDKVEALILRPKEAIKSNIEESVRKQGLKSIEDMVIVQDI, encoded by the coding sequence ATGATAAAACTAATATCAAGGGAAGAGGCAATAAGGAGAGCAGAGAGAATTAAAAGGGAAAATGAGCTAATTTATGGAGTTGATTTCGAGATAGTCCACGATATAGTTGACATAAGAGAGTTAACACCAACGCAAAAAGAGCTCAGCAGAAAGAAACTTGAAGCCGTTATTCAGCGCGTTATTCATGGATATGATGCTCCAATAATATGCCTGCATTATCATGGAAAACTGTACATACTGGATGGACATCACAGGGTATATGCGTGCAAAATCCTTGGGATAGATAAAGTAGAGGCCCTAATTCTAAGGCCCAAAGAAGCAATAAAGAGCAACATCGAAGAGTCCGTGAGAAAGCAAGGTCTAAAAAGCATTGAGGACATGGTCATAGTCCAGGATATATAA
- a CDS encoding 50S ribosomal protein L40e: protein MARFPEAEARIFKKYICLRCGATNPWGAKKCRKCGYKRLRPKAREPRGGGR, encoded by the coding sequence ATGGCGAGGTTTCCAGAGGCTGAGGCGAGGATATTCAAGAAGTACATATGCCTTAGATGCGGTGCTACTAATCCATGGGGAGCCAAGAAGTGCAGGAAGTGTGGCTATAAAAGGTTGAGGCCAAAGGCTAGGGAGCCAAGGGGAGGAGGTCGCTGA
- a CDS encoding DUF357 domain-containing protein: MQVNNVITREKLEKYFRITREALEKLEIVVDERSHLYIVAKDFLTMARSYFQDAEYYFKRGDYVTAFAALNYAHGFIDAGVRLGVFKGDDNRLFAFG, from the coding sequence ATGCAGGTGAATAACGTAATAACCAGAGAGAAACTTGAAAAGTACTTCAGGATAACCAGGGAAGCCTTGGAAAAGCTTGAGATTGTGGTAGATGAGAGAAGCCACCTTTATATAGTCGCGAAAGACTTTTTAACGATGGCCAGAAGCTACTTCCAAGACGCTGAATACTACTTCAAAAGAGGAGATTACGTAACGGCGTTTGCTGCTTTAAACTACGCGCACGGCTTTATAGATGCAGGAGTGAGGTTGGGTGTCTTTAAGGGAGACGACAACAGACTGTTTGCCTTTGGGTGA
- a CDS encoding serine/threonine protein kinase produces the protein MYMLQEIIKDEIRKLKPILSNYGIKLERFLAKGTTSYVFLGTFNEEKVIIKYQRPDTPRKTLEREAHILEILRGRNITGDLIFYTQIKGRELLVREYVDGELLINTLPKKEDILKIAEKAYTLDILGIDHGQIQGGKHIIVGNDVWIIDFEKASTRRKPRNLTSAMAMLFLSNNVISRRISIKYGITGDFKEMLRSALREYKVSKDIEKVMEVLSIL, from the coding sequence ATGTACATGCTCCAAGAAATAATCAAGGATGAAATAAGAAAATTGAAACCTATCCTAAGTAACTATGGGATAAAATTGGAGAGGTTCTTGGCTAAGGGGACTACTAGCTATGTATTCCTTGGTACCTTTAATGAGGAAAAGGTTATAATAAAGTATCAAAGACCCGATACCCCTAGAAAAACATTGGAAAGAGAAGCCCATATACTGGAGATCCTTAGGGGTAGGAACATCACGGGAGATTTGATATTTTATACGCAAATTAAGGGAAGAGAACTGCTCGTGAGGGAGTACGTTGATGGAGAACTCCTGATAAATACACTCCCCAAAAAGGAAGACATCCTAAAAATAGCTGAAAAGGCTTATACCCTTGATATCTTAGGAATCGACCATGGGCAGATTCAAGGAGGCAAACACATAATAGTAGGGAATGATGTTTGGATAATTGACTTTGAAAAGGCTAGCACTAGGAGGAAACCAAGGAACTTAACATCAGCTATGGCAATGTTGTTCCTCTCCAACAACGTGATTTCCCGTAGAATCTCTATTAAATATGGGATTACAGGAGATTTTAAGGAAATGCTAAGATCGGCGCTTAGAGAGTATAAGGTTTCCAAGGATATTGAGAAAGTCATGGAAGTTTTATCTATTCTTTAA
- a CDS encoding alanine--glyoxylate aminotransferase family protein — MEYEEAFREVYEMVKPKYKLFTAGPVACFPEVLEIMKVQMFSHRSKEYRKIHVDTVERLRDFLEVKKGEVLLVPSSGTGIMEASIRNGVTKGGKVLVTIIGAFGKRYKEVVETNGRKAVVLEYEPGKAVKPEDLDDALRKNPDVEAVTITYNETSTGVLNPLPELAKVAKEHDKLVFVDAVSAMGGADIKFDKWELDVVFSSSQKAFGVPPGLAIGVFSERFLEIAEKMPERGWYFDIPLYVKYLKEKESTPSTPPMPQVFGLNVVLRIIEKMGGKEKWLEMYQKRAEMIREGVKEMGLGILAEEGYESPTITAVLTPKGIKGDEVYEAMRKRGFELAKGYGSVKEITFRIGHMGYMTFDDIREMLDNLREVINELKKQKA, encoded by the coding sequence ATGGAGTATGAGGAGGCCTTTAGGGAAGTTTATGAAATGGTGAAGCCAAAATACAAGCTCTTCACGGCAGGACCGGTTGCATGTTTCCCTGAAGTACTTGAGATAATGAAAGTGCAGATGTTCAGCCACAGATCCAAAGAGTACAGGAAGATCCACGTTGATACTGTTGAAAGGCTTAGGGACTTCCTTGAGGTTAAGAAGGGGGAGGTTCTCTTAGTTCCAAGCTCTGGGACTGGAATCATGGAGGCAAGTATTAGAAATGGAGTAACAAAAGGCGGGAAAGTCCTTGTTACGATAATTGGAGCATTTGGAAAGAGGTACAAGGAAGTTGTAGAGACCAACGGAAGGAAGGCAGTAGTTTTGGAATATGAGCCTGGGAAGGCAGTAAAGCCTGAAGACCTTGATGACGCCCTAAGGAAGAACCCTGACGTTGAGGCCGTAACGATAACCTACAATGAAACATCGACTGGAGTACTCAATCCTTTGCCAGAGCTAGCCAAAGTGGCTAAAGAACATGACAAGCTGGTGTTCGTTGATGCGGTCTCAGCGATGGGAGGGGCGGATATAAAGTTTGACAAGTGGGAGCTTGATGTTGTGTTCTCAAGCTCCCAGAAGGCATTTGGTGTTCCCCCAGGATTGGCAATTGGAGTATTCAGCGAGAGGTTCCTAGAAATAGCTGAAAAGATGCCTGAGAGGGGATGGTACTTTGACATCCCACTGTACGTTAAGTACCTCAAGGAAAAAGAATCAACGCCCTCAACGCCTCCAATGCCACAAGTGTTTGGCCTAAACGTCGTCCTTAGGATAATAGAGAAGATGGGTGGAAAGGAGAAGTGGCTCGAGATGTACCAGAAGAGAGCTGAGATGATAAGGGAAGGAGTTAAAGAAATGGGCCTTGGCATTTTGGCTGAGGAAGGCTACGAGAGCCCAACAATAACTGCTGTTCTAACTCCAAAGGGAATAAAGGGAGACGAAGTTTATGAAGCAATGAGGAAGAGAGGGTTCGAGTTAGCCAAGGGATACGGTAGCGTTAAGGAGATAACGTTCAGGATTGGACACATGGGTTACATGACATTCGACGACATAAGGGAGATGCTTGATAACCTCAGGGAGGTAATAAATGAGTTAAAGAAGCAAAAGGCTTAA
- a CDS encoding PadR family transcriptional regulator has product MEEILLRLKDKLTKEMLWIYILKLLKERPMYAYEIRGQLKRRFGFEPATVSSYVVLYKLEEAGYVTSEWHEGESGKPSRKYYQLTEKGEKLFEDGIKIIENVLEMLKE; this is encoded by the coding sequence ATGGAGGAGATATTATTAAGGCTTAAGGATAAACTCACGAAAGAAATGCTCTGGATATACATTTTAAAGTTATTAAAGGAAAGACCAATGTACGCGTATGAAATCAGAGGGCAGTTAAAACGAAGATTTGGATTTGAACCAGCAACTGTTAGTTCTTACGTCGTCCTATACAAGCTTGAAGAAGCAGGCTACGTTACCTCGGAGTGGCATGAGGGGGAGAGTGGCAAGCCATCAAGAAAATACTACCAACTTACAGAAAAGGGAGAAAAATTGTTTGAAGATGGGATAAAGATAATAGAAAACGTTCTTGAAATGCTGAAAGAGTAG
- a CDS encoding acyl-CoA mutase large subunit family protein, translated as MTFDKDALKKIREEEKRWEETTVKQFLQKAPERKEKFMTDDGFEIKRIYTPADLGENWDYMEKLGFPGEYPFTRGVYATMYRGRIWTMRQYAGYATAEESNKRYKYLLSQGQTGLSVAFDLPTQLGYDSDHPLAEGEVGKVGVAIDSLWDMRILFDGIPLDKVSTSMTINSTAANLLAMYILVAEEQGVPQEKLRGTVQNDILKEYIARGTYIFPPQPSMRLTTDIIMYCAENIPKWNPISISGYHIREAGANAVQEVAFTLADGIEYVKAVIERGMDVDKFAPRLSFFFAAHNNFLEEIAKFRAARRLWAYIMKEWFNAKNPRSMMLRFHTQTAGSTLTAQQPENNIVRVAIQALAAVLGGTQSLHTNSYDEALSLPTEKSVRIALRTQQIIAYESGVVDTVDPLGGAYYIEWLTDHIFEEALKYIEKIQKMGGMMRAIERGYIQKEIAEAAYKYQKEIEEGKRIIVGVNKFITDEPIEVEILKVDPSIREKQIERLKKLRSERDNKKVEEALDKLRNAAESEDENLMPYIIEAHRHLATLQEVTDVLREVWGEYRAPLIF; from the coding sequence ATGACGTTTGATAAGGATGCTTTGAAGAAAATTAGGGAGGAGGAAAAGAGGTGGGAGGAAACTACTGTTAAGCAGTTCTTGCAAAAGGCTCCAGAGAGAAAGGAAAAATTCATGACAGATGATGGCTTTGAAATCAAGAGAATTTACACTCCCGCGGATTTAGGAGAAAACTGGGACTACATGGAAAAGCTCGGATTCCCTGGGGAGTACCCATTCACGAGGGGAGTCTACGCAACGATGTACAGAGGAAGGATCTGGACCATGAGACAGTATGCAGGCTATGCTACAGCGGAGGAGTCAAATAAAAGGTATAAGTACTTACTGAGCCAAGGGCAGACCGGATTGAGCGTTGCCTTCGACCTGCCAACTCAGCTCGGTTATGATTCTGATCACCCACTGGCAGAAGGAGAAGTTGGGAAAGTTGGAGTAGCAATTGATTCCCTGTGGGACATGAGGATTCTCTTCGATGGTATTCCACTGGATAAAGTCTCAACATCAATGACGATAAATTCAACTGCAGCAAACCTCCTGGCAATGTATATTCTCGTTGCAGAGGAGCAAGGAGTTCCCCAAGAGAAGCTCAGAGGGACTGTCCAGAACGACATCCTCAAGGAGTACATTGCAAGGGGAACTTACATATTCCCACCACAGCCGTCAATGAGGCTGACTACTGACATAATTATGTACTGTGCAGAGAACATTCCAAAGTGGAACCCAATAAGTATCAGTGGTTATCATATTAGAGAGGCTGGGGCTAATGCCGTTCAGGAGGTAGCATTCACATTGGCCGATGGTATTGAATATGTTAAGGCAGTGATAGAGAGAGGGATGGATGTAGACAAGTTTGCACCAAGGCTGAGCTTCTTCTTTGCGGCACACAACAACTTCCTTGAGGAAATTGCAAAGTTCAGGGCAGCAAGAAGGCTCTGGGCGTACATAATGAAGGAGTGGTTCAATGCGAAGAACCCAAGGTCGATGATGCTCAGGTTCCACACACAGACTGCCGGTTCAACTTTGACTGCCCAGCAGCCCGAGAACAACATAGTTAGAGTTGCGATTCAGGCATTAGCTGCAGTTCTAGGCGGAACCCAGTCCCTACACACTAACTCCTACGATGAGGCCCTAAGCCTTCCAACCGAGAAGAGCGTCAGGATTGCGTTGAGGACCCAGCAGATCATAGCTTACGAGAGTGGAGTAGTTGACACGGTTGACCCACTTGGTGGAGCATATTACATCGAGTGGCTTACCGACCACATCTTCGAGGAGGCCCTCAAGTATATCGAGAAGATACAAAAGATGGGCGGGATGATGAGGGCTATTGAAAGAGGTTACATCCAAAAAGAGATCGCTGAGGCCGCATACAAGTACCAGAAGGAGATAGAAGAAGGTAAGAGAATAATCGTCGGAGTCAATAAGTTCATCACTGATGAACCAATAGAGGTAGAAATACTAAAGGTCGATCCAAGCATAAGAGAGAAGCAGATCGAGAGATTGAAGAAACTCAGGAGTGAGAGAGACAACAAGAAAGTAGAAGAAGCGTTGGATAAGCTTAGGAATGCTGCAGAGAGTGAGGACGAAAACTTAATGCCATACATAATTGAGGCTCACAGGCACCTTGCAACACTCCAAGAGGTAACCGACGTGCTAAGGGAAGTCTGGGGTGAATACAGGGCACCCCTAATCTTCTGA
- a CDS encoding radical SAM protein, with product MMKLEDFIIGSSSHVSSLCHSIVRGEVFTTCEVGCIYCYARWYRGPHGKPRPIWDVFELIRELGRMQGEGLRITPVRFSALSDPFQGEAKVTLKALKLAYREKVPAIVNTKLIPGKKHVKIMEALGSEGLLVFQVSLSTLENSKTLEPLAPSPQERLDLIRKISKMGVPVIVRVQPFIPGWIKDIGTFVSEVASVGAEMIILEFLRIERSFLKFFSKMFPGEKVYKEEWSSYLPGTPNEEAPLIQPPLHYRIKVTEEFSREARKEGLAFSTCKEGLFEYHHPLDMDCCGMELLGVDYARRPVLWDLYLEIVEKGYAKPEDLWGRCEREELLCGDRLKSYPRWFRKGFKVHEKRLESILKKPHILERIVPSIKYKEGKFIRR from the coding sequence ATGATGAAACTCGAGGACTTCATAATAGGATCGAGCAGTCACGTCAGTTCACTGTGCCACAGCATAGTTAGGGGAGAGGTCTTCACGACCTGCGAGGTGGGATGCATCTACTGCTACGCTAGATGGTATAGAGGGCCTCACGGGAAGCCAAGGCCCATATGGGACGTCTTTGAGCTAATAAGAGAGCTCGGCAGGATGCAGGGGGAGGGATTAAGGATAACTCCAGTCAGGTTTTCCGCGTTAAGTGATCCATTTCAGGGAGAGGCTAAGGTCACCCTTAAGGCCCTAAAGCTCGCCTACAGGGAAAAGGTTCCGGCAATTGTGAACACTAAGCTCATTCCTGGGAAAAAGCATGTAAAAATTATGGAGGCCCTTGGAAGCGAAGGACTTTTGGTGTTTCAAGTCTCACTGTCCACACTAGAGAACTCAAAAACTCTGGAGCCCCTAGCACCTAGCCCCCAGGAAAGGCTTGATCTCATAAGGAAGATCTCCAAAATGGGAGTTCCAGTTATCGTTAGGGTTCAGCCCTTCATCCCGGGATGGATTAAAGATATAGGAACCTTTGTATCAGAAGTTGCATCCGTCGGAGCTGAGATGATAATCCTCGAGTTCCTGAGAATAGAGAGGAGCTTCCTTAAATTTTTCTCTAAGATGTTCCCAGGGGAAAAGGTATATAAGGAGGAATGGTCGTCCTACCTGCCAGGAACGCCCAATGAAGAGGCCCCTCTAATCCAGCCTCCCCTCCACTACAGGATCAAGGTAACTGAAGAATTCTCAAGGGAAGCAAGAAAGGAAGGATTAGCATTCTCAACGTGCAAGGAGGGGCTTTTTGAGTACCATCACCCACTTGATATGGACTGCTGCGGAATGGAGCTTCTAGGTGTAGACTACGCAAGGAGGCCAGTCCTATGGGATCTCTACTTGGAGATAGTGGAGAAGGGATATGCAAAGCCAGAGGATCTATGGGGGAGATGCGAACGGGAGGAATTATTGTGTGGGGACAGGCTTAAATCTTATCCAAGATGGTTTAGGAAGGGCTTTAAGGTTCACGAAAAAAGGCTTGAGAGCATTCTAAAGAAGCCCCACATCCTAGAAAGAATCGTCCCTTCAATAAAATATAAAGAAGGAAAATTTATCAGGCGATAA
- a CDS encoding P-loop NTPase family protein, translating to MGVYIFTPEDLLRYEVITQDCLNVLKEALERREDILVVGGTRAGKTKLVEAMTFLIPENWKIAVVTAYNEFKPFKDNIFVINTEFDGRSVDARTEEVIEKINSISPDYVIIDTLHTVSVPRILERLVDIYGFIITSLVLSRNLWDEIKHWLKINDEMLKKFEIVVELYRDIKTGHRKVNAIYKVKGKELEKLC from the coding sequence ATGGGAGTGTACATCTTTACGCCGGAAGACCTGCTCAGGTATGAGGTCATAACCCAGGACTGCCTTAATGTTTTAAAAGAGGCCTTAGAGAGGAGGGAGGATATTTTAGTAGTTGGAGGAACAAGGGCAGGGAAGACTAAATTAGTTGAAGCAATGACTTTCTTAATTCCTGAAAACTGGAAAATAGCTGTTGTTACCGCGTACAATGAGTTCAAGCCCTTTAAGGATAACATTTTTGTCATAAACACGGAGTTTGATGGTAGAAGTGTCGATGCAAGAACCGAAGAAGTAATCGAGAAAATAAACTCAATAAGTCCAGACTACGTTATAATAGACACTCTCCATACTGTAAGCGTTCCCAGGATTCTCGAAAGGTTAGTGGACATATATGGCTTTATAATAACATCCCTCGTCCTCTCAAGGAACCTTTGGGATGAAATTAAGCACTGGCTGAAGATAAATGATGAAATGCTGAAGAAGTTCGAGATCGTCGTAGAGCTTTATAGAGACATAAAAACGGGACATAGGAAAGTTAACGCGATATACAAGGTAAAAGGAAAAGAGTTGGAGAAGCTATGTTAA
- a CDS encoding chymotrypsin family serine protease codes for MPMKYTITLGMAEVTPEKLKLLENELEKLGIPKEVIRVEKRRISLGNPIQSASISLESSTSITLMGGMPIIGTNIEGEHGIGALGYVGYLNKYFVTAGHPGSWGYSGQEVYDSNWIEIGIITRNPPFKYSSGFCYYRYSDAALVKVTNPNANIVPKIYMDYTVIGKRPSNYQIVGETVHRVGAVGGDVVGTITRKYVTVFFNPSEPYYPDEVKFLGQIEAVFNGGEKGIAVLRYLRFIMLPMV; via the coding sequence ATGCCGATGAAGTATACAATAACTCTCGGTATGGCTGAGGTAACACCAGAGAAACTAAAACTCCTCGAAAATGAATTAGAAAAACTTGGAATACCAAAAGAAGTAATAAGAGTTGAGAAAAGGAGAATTTCACTAGGGAACCCAATACAATCTGCTTCAATATCATTGGAGAGCTCCACGAGTATTACCCTGATGGGAGGAATGCCAATAATCGGAACAAACATAGAAGGAGAACATGGGATTGGTGCTCTTGGATATGTTGGTTACTTAAATAAGTATTTTGTAACTGCTGGGCATCCGGGTTCTTGGGGATACAGTGGACAAGAAGTATATGATTCAAATTGGATTGAGATTGGAATCATTACACGCAACCCACCTTTCAAGTATAGTTCAGGTTTTTGTTACTATAGGTACAGCGATGCCGCCTTAGTAAAGGTTACTAACCCAAACGCCAACATTGTTCCTAAAATATACATGGATTATACAGTTATCGGTAAGAGACCATCGAACTATCAGATAGTCGGTGAGACAGTGCATAGGGTTGGTGCAGTTGGAGGAGATGTCGTTGGAACAATAACTAGGAAGTACGTGACTGTTTTCTTTAATCCCAGCGAACCCTACTATCCAGATGAAGTTAAATTTTTAGGACAGATAGAGGCAGTATTTAATGGTGGAGAAAAGGGGATAGCGGTGCTCCGGTATTTAAGGTTTATTATGCTCCCTATGGTCTAA
- a CDS encoding RNA-guided endonuclease InsQ/TnpB family protein, whose product MIIKRTVVLKSEKLPKKIFRVFVELEGMYREMLIQLLPYAVENEVTSYIMLKAKNYDFLRSLYPQLPSHYAYTVCQDAVERVKGFLRKKRRGLTKKDYPEVKSISIWLDEKLFRLGYAFIRIATHRGWVEVPLETHKHYWRYRNSDWELAKYHARIKLDKRERRLIVYLVFKRDVEEYEPKNWISIDVNEDNVTALIDYTPIIFETGQKRITLGYYYRRKRVQEKWDKKLGPKNRVKKRIFEKFHERDRKRDIRSKLAKIIVVEAKKRRAGIVLEKLPKNAPKRMLEKIRDRQLRHRIYQSAFIGIQKAIEEKAREYDVPVIKVSPKNTSRICPIHNTPVKYDGRYGVCTVGGEVWHRDVLAVWNLYLRALQGDGGFALSSGGFSLDGSPVPLGSTATSEAVWIEKSRWLRWNSLPPPYKTKR is encoded by the coding sequence ATGATCATTAAGAGGACTGTAGTGTTGAAATCAGAAAAACTGCCCAAGAAAATTTTTAGAGTGTTTGTCGAGTTAGAGGGAATGTATCGGGAAATGCTAATCCAACTCCTGCCTTACGCCGTTGAGAACGAGGTAACGTCTTACATAATGCTGAAAGCAAAGAATTACGACTTCCTCCGGAGTTTGTATCCCCAACTCCCGAGCCATTACGCTTACACGGTTTGTCAGGATGCTGTCGAGAGGGTGAAGGGCTTCCTCAGAAAAAAGAGGAGGGGGCTCACCAAGAAGGATTATCCAGAAGTCAAAAGTATTTCAATCTGGCTTGATGAGAAGTTGTTTAGGCTTGGCTATGCTTTTATCAGGATTGCGACACACAGGGGCTGGGTTGAGGTTCCACTCGAGACTCACAAGCACTACTGGAGGTACAGGAACTCTGACTGGGAGCTTGCAAAGTATCATGCAAGGATAAAGCTTGACAAGAGGGAGAGGAGGCTTATCGTTTACCTAGTGTTCAAAAGGGATGTAGAGGAGTATGAACCCAAAAATTGGATTTCGATAGACGTAAACGAGGATAATGTTACTGCTCTAATTGATTACACTCCAATAATTTTTGAGACTGGCCAGAAGAGGATTACCCTAGGTTATTACTACCGCAGGAAAAGGGTTCAAGAGAAATGGGACAAAAAGCTTGGCCCTAAAAACAGGGTAAAAAAGCGTATCTTCGAGAAGTTTCACGAGAGGGATAGGAAGAGGGATATTAGGAGCAAGCTTGCCAAGATTATAGTTGTGGAGGCCAAAAAGAGGAGGGCAGGCATTGTTTTGGAGAAGCTCCCAAAGAATGCTCCAAAGAGAATGCTCGAAAAGATTAGGGATAGACAGTTGAGGCATAGAATTTACCAGTCCGCTTTCATCGGAATCCAAAAGGCTATTGAGGAAAAAGCAAGAGAGTATGACGTCCCCGTGATAAAAGTAAGCCCTAAGAATACTTCAAGGATTTGCCCAATTCACAATACTCCTGTAAAGTATGATGGTCGTTATGGTGTTTGCACTGTTGGTGGTGAGGTTTGGCATAGGGATGTGCTTGCCGTGTGGAACTTGTACTTGAGGGCTCTCCAGGGTGATGGGGGCTTTGCCCTGAGCTCTGGAGGGTTTTCCTTAGATGGGAGCCCCGTGCCGTTGGGCTCGACCGCCACCAGTGAGGCCGTCTGGATTGAAAAGTCCAGATGGCTGAGATGGAACTCCCTACCGCCACCATACAAAACGAAGCGGTAG